The proteins below are encoded in one region of Nilaparvata lugens isolate BPH chromosome X, ASM1435652v1, whole genome shotgun sequence:
- the LOC120354427 gene encoding uncharacterized protein LOC120354427: MDSSSSSSFIIPDSPPTEQQLNYWQQQKARSSAATSAAMAAASSTSPLKRQGIFIQRERGEEIVIPDSPLPQSTPATWAPRRAVQPTQPSKQPVKRRLVFEDEGVLTQSKKRVPEEDSSIVPLLREEEEVETEDEDEMQSESFLRLLNSRVEKPWTPLRELEEGLPYPICDMREASNQHGRRIVLKIRVPGLRTTDVYLPERFTRILSTKDIENFKLKCETLSLFVKHVNAFMTDIKIVKC, translated from the exons atggattcatcatcatcttcaagcTTCATCATACCAGACAGCCCACCAACAGAGCAGCAGCTCAACTACTGGCAGCAGCAGAAAGCTCGCAGCTCGGCTGCCACCTCCGCTGCCATGGCTGCCGCCTCCTCCACCTCACCCCTGAAGAGACAGGGAATCTTCATTCAACGAGAGAGGGGTGAGGAGATCGTGATTCCGGACAGTCCTCTGCCACAATCTACACCGGCTACCTGGGCGCCGCGACGAGCGGTGCAGCCAACTCAACCCAGCAAGCAGCCGGTGAAGAGGAGGCTAGTTTTCGAGGATGAGGgcgtgctcactcaatcaaag AAACGTGTGCCGGAAGAGGACAGCTCGATCGTGCCTCTcttgagggaggaggaggaagtggagacAGAGGATGAGGACGAGAtgcaatcggagagctttctgaGATTATTGAATAGCCGCGTCGAGAAGCCATGGACGCCTCTCCGCGAGTTGGAAGAGGGGTTGCCATATCCGATATGTGACATGAGAGAGGCGTCCAACCAGCATGGGCGGCGAATTGTGCTCAAAATCCGGGTACCCGGACTACGTACAACAGATGTTTATCTTCCAGAAAGATTTACCcggattttgagcacaaaagacattgaaaattttaaattaaagtGCGAAACCTTATCTCTGTttgtaaagcatgttaatgcttttatgactgacataaaaattgttaaatgctAA